A single region of the Anaerostipes rhamnosivorans genome encodes:
- the fusA gene encoding elongation factor G — protein sequence MAHIDAGKTTLTERILYYTGVNYKIGDTHEGTATMDWMEQEQERGITITSAATTCHWTLQENCKPKDGALEHRINIIDTPGHVDFTVEVERSLRVLDGAIGVFDAKGGVEPQSENVWRQADTYNVPRMAFINKMDILGADFYGSVDQIKDRLGANAVMIQLPIGKEDDFQGIIDLFEMKAYIYNDDKGEDISITDIPEDMKDDAEMYHTQLVEQICELDDDLMMEYLEGEEPSIEALKAALRKGTCECSAVPICCGTAYRNKGVQKLLDAVLEFMPAPTDIEAIKGVDEDGNEVVRHSSDEEPFSALAFKIMTDPFVGKLAFFRVYSGTMNSGSYVLNATKQKKERVGRILQMHANKREELDKVYSGDIAAAVGFKFTATGDTICDEKSPVILESMEFPEPVIDVAIEPKTKASQGKMSEALAKLAEEDPTFRAHTDEETGQTIISGMGELHLEIIVDRLLREFKVEANVGAPQVAYKESFTKEVDVDSKYAKQSGGRGQYGHCKVHFEPMDANGEELFKFESTVVGGNIPKEYIPAVGAGIEEAAQCGILGGFPVLGVKATVYDGSYHDVDSSEMAFKIAGSMAFKEAMQKAGAIILEPIMRVEVTTPEDYMGDVIGDINSRRGRIEGMDDVGGGKIIRAFVPLAEMFGYSTDLRSRTQGRGNYSMFFNSYEPVPKSVQEKIIADKTK from the coding sequence CTTTGACAGAGCGTATCCTCTATTATACTGGTGTAAATTATAAGATCGGTGATACTCATGAAGGTACTGCTACCATGGACTGGATGGAGCAGGAACAGGAGAGAGGAATCACGATCACTTCTGCAGCGACTACATGTCACTGGACTCTCCAGGAAAACTGCAAACCAAAAGACGGAGCATTAGAACACCGTATCAACATCATTGATACACCGGGACACGTTGACTTCACTGTAGAAGTAGAGCGTTCACTGCGTGTACTTGACGGTGCGATCGGTGTATTTGATGCAAAGGGTGGGGTAGAGCCACAGTCTGAGAACGTATGGCGTCAGGCAGATACCTACAATGTACCAAGGATGGCATTCATCAACAAGATGGACATCTTAGGTGCAGACTTCTACGGTTCCGTAGATCAGATCAAAGACCGTCTTGGTGCCAATGCAGTTATGATTCAGCTGCCAATCGGCAAAGAAGATGACTTCCAGGGTATCATTGACCTGTTTGAAATGAAAGCCTACATCTACAACGATGACAAGGGTGAAGATATTTCAATCACAGATATCCCTGAAGATATGAAAGATGATGCAGAGATGTATCACACTCAGTTAGTAGAACAGATCTGTGAGTTAGATGACGATCTGATGATGGAATACCTGGAAGGGGAAGAGCCATCTATAGAAGCATTAAAAGCAGCATTAAGAAAAGGAACATGTGAATGTAGTGCGGTTCCGATCTGCTGTGGTACTGCTTACCGCAACAAGGGTGTTCAGAAGTTACTGGACGCAGTTCTTGAGTTCATGCCTGCACCGACAGATATCGAGGCAATCAAGGGTGTGGATGAAGACGGAAATGAAGTCGTGAGACATTCTTCAGATGAAGAACCTTTCTCAGCGCTGGCATTTAAGATCATGACAGACCCATTCGTTGGAAAGCTTGCTTTCTTCCGTGTTTATTCCGGAACAATGAATTCAGGTTCCTACGTATTAAATGCAACAAAACAGAAAAAAGAGCGTGTTGGACGTATCCTTCAGATGCATGCCAACAAGCGTGAAGAGTTAGATAAAGTATACTCAGGTGACATTGCTGCGGCTGTTGGATTTAAGTTCACAGCAACAGGTGATACGATCTGTGATGAGAAGAGTCCAGTAATCCTGGAATCTATGGAATTCCCAGAGCCGGTTATCGACGTTGCGATCGAGCCTAAGACAAAAGCGAGCCAGGGCAAGATGTCAGAAGCTCTTGCAAAACTTGCAGAAGAAGATCCGACTTTCAGAGCTCATACAGATGAAGAGACAGGACAGACCATCATCTCCGGAATGGGTGAGCTTCACCTGGAGATTATCGTAGACCGTCTGCTCCGTGAGTTTAAAGTAGAAGCTAATGTAGGTGCTCCACAGGTTGCATACAAAGAGTCCTTCACAAAAGAAGTGGATGTGGACAGCAAATATGCAAAACAGTCTGGTGGACGTGGACAGTACGGACACTGTAAAGTACACTTTGAGCCAATGGATGCCAATGGTGAAGAACTGTTCAAGTTTGAATCCACTGTTGTCGGCGGTAACATTCCGAAGGAATATATCCCGGCAGTCGGAGCTGGTATCGAGGAAGCTGCTCAGTGCGGTATCCTTGGAGGATTCCCGGTACTTGGTGTGAAAGCTACTGTATACGATGGATCTTACCATGATGTCGATTCCTCAGAGATGGCCTTTAAGATCGCCGGTTCTATGGCATTTAAAGAAGCAATGCAGAAAGCCGGAGCTATCATCTTAGAGCCGATCATGAGAGTCGAAGTTACAACTCCTGAAGATTACATGGGAGATGTTATCGGTGATATCAACTCACGCCGTGGACGTATCGAGGGTATGGACGATGTTGGAGGCGGAAAGATCATCAGAGCTTTCGTTCCTCTTGCGGAAATGTTCGGATACTCAACAGACTTACGTTCCAGAACACAGGGCCGTGGAAACTACTCTATGTTCTTCAACAGCTACGAGCCGGTACCGAAGAGTGTAC